In a single window of the Halictus rubicundus isolate RS-2024b unplaced genomic scaffold, iyHalRubi1_principal scaffold0025, whole genome shotgun sequence genome:
- the LOC143363166 gene encoding uncharacterized protein LOC143363166, with protein MGQLPSSRVTPARPFLNSGVDYAGPLRIRCAPGRGRKSYKGYLCLFVCLASRAVHIEVVSDLTSEAFLAAFRRFVSRRGRVATLLSDNGTTFKGADAELRALFQASSAFYKQNAELLANDGTSWEFIPPYAPHFGGLWEAGVKSVKYHLRRVIGETTLTFEELYTVTCQIEACLNSRPLCALSSDPHDLTALTPGHLLIGSSLTAIPEPASLSQPPPLKRWHLLSHIRDCFWRRWSHEFVHHQFQRKKWSMKTWGLEAGDLVLIKEDLLPATKWKLGRITQTYPGTDGLSRVAQLRTASGTITRPFAKLCLLPMSTAAS; from the coding sequence ATGGGGCAGCTGCCAAGCTCCCGGGTGACCCCTGCGAGGCCGTTCCTGAACTCCGGGGTCGATTATGCGGGGCCTCTTCGGATCCGTTGTGCCCCAGGCCGGGGACGGAAGTCCTACAAGGGTTATTTGTGTCTGTTTGTCTGTCTTGCGAGTAGAGCCGTCCACATTGAGGTTGTTTCAGATCTCACCTCCGAAGCCTTCCTTGCCGCTTTTCGCCGCTTCGTTTCACGCCGAGGACGCGTTGCCACTCTACTAAGCGACAATGGCACAACCTTCAAGGGCGCTGACGCAGAACTACGGGCGCTGTTCCAGGCTTCGTCTGCCTTTTACAAGCAGAACGCTGAATTGCTGGCTAACGACGGGACGTCCTGGGAGTTCATACCTCCGTACGCACCTCATTTCGGCGGACTGTGGGAGGCGGGCGTGAAGTCGGTCAAGTACCATCTCCGACGAGTTATTGGTGAAACAACCTTGACCTTCGAGGAGCTGTATACAGTCACCTGTCAAATTGAGGCCTGCCTCAATTCCCGACCACTGTGCGCGCTCTCTTCTGATCCTCACGACCTCACCGCGCTCACTCCTGGTCATTTGTTAATAGGCTCTTCCCTAACGGCTATCCCCGAGCCTGCCTCACTGAGTCAGCCTCCTCCCCTCAAGCGCTGGCACCTTCTGTCGCACATTCGAGACTGTTTTTGGCGTCGGTGGTCTCATGAATTCGTTCATCACCAGTTTCAGCGCAAGAAATGGTCGATGAAGACATGGGGCCTCGAAGCGGGAGACCTGGTGTTGATCAAGGAGGATTTGCTCCCCGCGACCAAGTGGAAATTGGGACGCATCACCCAGACTTACCCGGGGACTGACGGCCTCTCTCGTGTCGCTCAGCTACGCACCGCATCGGGGACCATCACCCGACCTTTCGCCAAATTGTGCCTGCTGCCAATGTCGACAGCCGCCTCGTAA
- the LOC143363167 gene encoding uncharacterized protein LOC143363167, protein MSEFERVVERQELIGKYILNFWTNVQKSAKGKRDVFYFANCEQRLERYWSDFYEGNFKVNNFPDAAKSNYVLEDRFSTVEESYAETSARIQAEMAALQSPSTSSQPSTSAAPEQAPQDTTPLPTISLPKFSGDPTQWTHFKDRFTVLVHDRPRLSKGIKLQHLLACLQGPALRLLSNIKVEDGNYDTAWNKLHKRYGHKRQLLSVQLRALLSLPRVTKGTADELTELIDRVDAAARALRQLNRPTELWDDWFVQLIADQLDEGTRLEWETSLPDLEVYATYSQIIEFLEARAHALRTAAPPPHARKSLGPTKATPAKSHAVSSLQATTESSDRPTRSCLLCQAGHFFSYCPRFRRKSAVQRQELVRQLNLCQNCFKVGHKMADCTSSNSCRVCQSRHHTMIHGAFQSNDADGAERVNASHGRRTPNVLAAEFVPSSSSMAANTTDVAVTSSAVVYLESSTGHRIMGRALLDSGSDKSFVTERVAQLLHLKRTPLIRAIRGFGGVSAGVSKSNVTLTLVSREDPSFRLTFDALTAPKLTSVLPRQDLDTESWPHLRDLSLADPWFNQAASVDVILGAHVFGEILSGAIRGPAGSPSAYKTALGWVITGQARAPAKPGRHSTALPTCAAESDLDLHQLLRRFWEIEESTSPKLLSPEEEYCEQLFRETVTRDSTGRYSVSLPIKNNAQIGGTRKQAVRILHSNERRHRTNSAVRPAYVGFMREYLSLGHMEPVPSSPPDSSTRVCYLPHHAVFKKSDPSRKIRVVFNASARDDHGNSLNDWLLPGPKLQPPLWAIVARWRLHRIAFTADVVKMFRQIRVRPFDCDLQRIVWRASPEEDVQDYRLLTVTYGTSSAPFLALRVLQQLAMDEEHRFPKGALALRRNTYVDDIFTGADSLEEATRIQRELLGLAKADGFDLAKFASNSEHLALARQSSVDMTEGALKYEQGVSALGLRWNPTSDCLCFSVSDSPLPEAPTKRMVLSDAAKLFDPVGWLAPVLVSAKILMQNLWLRGIGWDDLLPSELASCWRTWRAHLPRLQELQIPRWVNYSPHDTYQIHGFCDASERAYAATTYLRSRSPEGIVHCHLLRARTKVAPVKTVTIPRLELCAAALLAELVPEIVAEMGLTHCPIHLWTDSQVTLAWIRGHPSRWKPFVANRVSQILSAVPDGHWHHVGSKHNPADGASRGVSPMELLHLDLWWHGPSWLLQDPSAWPIVDCPSVPEAESEARRSVTVLVAQESFLDGLLGRYSSLTRLIRVTAYLRRVTPCNRRPDKPPLAFWVRHVQGSHFELELGALRTGQPISGKSSIARLTPFLDEDGLLRVGGRIDNAPLPFDERHPIILPKDSHLTQLIVAQGSGPY, encoded by the exons ATGAGCGAATTCGAGCGGGTTGTGGAGCGACAAGAGCTCATCGGAAAATACATTTTGAACTTTTGGACAAAcgtgcagaagagtgcgaaagGCAAGCGCGACGTGTTCTACTTCGCGAATTGCGAGCAAAGACTCGAACGCTATTGGTCAGACTTTTACGAGGGAAATTTTAAAGTAAATAATTTCCCGGACGCGGCCAAATCCAACTATGTCCTCGAGGATCGGTTTTCCACCGTCGAGGAGTCCTATGCGGAAACTTCCGCCCGGATCCAAGCGGAAATGGCGGCGTTGCAGTCGCCCTCTACATCCTCTCAGCCGAGCACGAGTGCCGCTCCGGAACAGGCGCCTCAGGACACGACTCCACTGCCGACGATTTCTCTTCCGAAGTTTTCGGGAGATCCGACTCAGTGGACGCACTTCAAGGATCGATTCACGGTACTCGTGCACGATCGACCAAGGTTATCTAAGGGCATAAAACTACAGCATCTCCTGGCGTGCCTTCAAGGCCCTGCGCTTCGTCTATTGAGTAATATTAAAGTGGAGGATGGCAACTATGATACCGCCTGGAACAAGCTGCATAAGCGGTACGGCCACAAGCGCCAGTTACTCTCTGTGCAGCTACGGGCCCTCCTATCGTTGCCTCGCGTTACCAAAGGTACCGCCGACGAATTGACGGAGCTCATCGACCGAGTGGATGCTGCCGCGCGAGCCTTGCGACAACTCAATCGCCCGACGGAGCTCTGGGACGACTGGTTCGTTCAGCTTATCGCCGACCAGCTGGATGAAGGAACTCGATTGGAGTGGGAAACTTCGCTCCCTGATCTGGAGGTATATGCAACGTACAGTCAAATTATTGAGTTCCTGGAGGCTCGAGCTCATGCTCTGCGTACTGCCGCTCCGCCTCCGCATGCTCGGAAGTCCCTCGGCCCGACGAAAGCCACACCAGCGAAGAGCCACGCTGTCAGCTCCCTCCAGGCCACTACGGAGTCCTCTGACAGGCCGACCAGGAGCTGCTTGCTCTGTCAAGCAGGCCACTTCTTCTCGTACTGCCCTCGGTTCCGCAGGAAGTCCGCCGTCCAGCGCCAAGAATTGGTGAGACAATTGAATTTATGTCAGAATTGCTTCAAGGTTGGTCATAAGATGGCAGACTGCACGTCATCGAATTCGTGCCGTGTTTGTCAATCGCGCCACCACACGATGATCCACGGAGCTTTCCAGTCGAACGATGCCGATGGTGCCGAACGGGTGAACGCTTCGCACGGAAGACGCACTCCGAACGTTCTCGCCGCTGAGTTCGtgccctcttcctcctccatgGCTGCCAACACGACTGACGTTGCTGTTACGTCCTCCGCCGTGGTGTACCTTGAGTCGTCGACGGGTCACCGAATCATGGGGCGAGCTCTCTTGGACTCTGGCTCGGACAAGTCATTTGTGACGGAGCGGGTGGCCCAATTGCTTCACCTCAAGCGAACTCCGCTCATACGAGCCATCCGCGGGTTCGGCGGGGTAAGTGCAGGGGTTTCTAAGAGCAACGTCACTCTTACGCTCGTTTCCAGAGAGGATCCCTCCTTCCGGCTGACTTTCGACGCCCTGACTGCTCCAAAGCTGACTTCCGTCCTCCCACGGCAAGACTTGGACACTGAGTCGTGGCCTCATCTCCGCGATTTAAGCCTCGCCGACCCCTGGTTTAATCAGGCTGCTTCCGTGGACGTTATCCTCGGCGCTCACGTCTTCGGCGAGATCCTCAGCGGTGCCATCCGAGGTCCGGCCGGCTCTCCGTCAGCCTACAAAACTGCTCTGGGCTGGGTGATAACCGGGCAGGCGCGGGCCCCCGCGAAACCGGGCCGTCACTCGACCGCGCTTCCTACTTGTGCTGCGGAGTCCGATTTGGATCTTCACCAGTTGCTGAGGAGATTTTGGGAAATAGAGGAGTCTACGTCGCCGAAGCTCTTGTCCCCAGAAGAGGAATATTGCGAGCAGCTGTTCCGGGAGACGGTGACGCGAGACTCCACTGGTCGCTACTCGGTGAGCCTGCCAATAAAGAACAACGCCCAGATAGGCGGTACGCGGAAGCAGGCTGTTAGAATCCTTCATTCTAACGAACGTCGGCACCGAACGAATTCTGCGGTCCGTCCGGCTTATGTAGGTTTCATGAGGGAATATCTGTCCTTGGGTCACATGGAGCCCGtaccctcctcgccaccggaCTCCTCAACTCGGGTCTGCTACTTGCCGCACCACGCGGTCTTCAAGAAGAGCGATCCGTCACGAAAAATCCGAGTCGTCTTCAACGCCTCGGCGCGCGACGACCACGGGAATTCTTTAAATGATTGGCTGTTGCCCGGACCGAAGTTGCAGCCGCCGCTTTGGGCCATTGTTGCTCGATGGCGATTACACCGCATAGCCTTCACTGCCGATGTGGTAAAGATGTTCCGGCAAATTCGAGTTCGTCCCTTTGATTGCGATCTGCAGCGAATCGTATGGCGAGCTTCTCCCGAGGAAGACGTACAGGACTATCGTCTGCTCACGGTGACCTACGGCACCTCTTCGGCTCCCTTTCTGGCCCTCCGCGTGCTCCAGCAACTGGCAATGGACGAAGAGCATCGCTTCCCGAAGGGGGCCCTGGCTCTCCGACGGAACACCTATGTCGACGACATCTTCACGGGCGCCGACTCCCTAGAAGAAGCCACGCGCATCCAGCGGGAACTCCTGGGTCTGGCCAAGGCGGACGGTTTCGACCTCGCAAAGTTTGCCTCCAATTCGGAGCACCTCGCTCTCGCTCGACAAAGCTCCGTGGATATGACCGAAGGAGCCCTGAAATACGAGCAGGGCGTATCGGCCCTAGGACTTCGCTGGAACCCAACCTCAGATTGCCTGTGCTTCAGCGTCTCGGATTCGCCATTGCCTGAGGCTCCTACGAAGAGAATGGTCCTATCCGATGCTGCTAAGCTCTTCGATCCAGTAGGCTGGTTGGCTCCCGTCCTCGTCTCGGCAAAAATCCTGATGCAAAACCTCTGGTTGAGGGGGATTGGCTGGGACGACTTGCTCCCCTCGGAGCTCGCTTCCTGCTGGCGAACTTGGAGGGCTCATCTCCCTCGGCTTCAGGAACTGCAGATTCCTCGATGGGTCAACTACTCTCCTCACGACACCTATCAAATCCACGGCTTCTGCGATGCTTCAGAACGAGCGTATGCGGCCACCACCTATCTCCGCTCCCGGTCGCCTGAAGGCATCGTACATTGTCACTTGCTGCGCGCGAGAACTAAAGTGGCCCCGGTGAAAACTGTCACTATTCCCCGGTTGGAACTTTGCGCAGCAGCACTGCTAGCCGAACTGGTCCCGGAAATTGTTGCCGAAATGGGTTTGACGCACTGCCCGATACATCTTTGGACTGATTCGCAGGTCACCTTAGCTTGGATCCGAGGCCATCCCTCGCGCTGGAAACCGTTTGTGGCCAACCGTGTCTCgcaaatcctctctgctgtccCCGACGGACACTGGCACCACGTCGGCTCGAAACACAATCCGGCAGACGGGGCTTCTCGAGGTGTCTCGCCGATGGAACTTCTACACTTAGACCTTTGGTGGCACGGTCCGTCCTGGCTCCTGCAGGATCCGAGTGCATGGCCCATTGTCGACTGTCCGAGCGTTCCTGAGGCGGAATCAGAAGCTCGAAGGAGTGTCACCGTCCTCGTTGCCCAAGAGTCATTCCTCGATGGGTTGCTCGGTCGATACTCTTCTCTTACACGCCTAATACGTGTGACTGCCTACCTACGTAGGGTGACTCCTTGTAATCGGCGACCAGATAAACCACCTCTTGCCTTTTGGGTCCGCCACGTACAAGGATCGCACTTTGAGCTGGAGCTTGGCGCCCTCCGCACAGGACAACCGATCTCTGGCAAAAGTTCTATTGCCCGGCTCACTCCGTTTCTGGACGAGGATGGACTTCTACGCGTTGGAGGACGGATAGACAACGCACCGCTCCCTTTCGACGAGCGCCATCCCATCATCCTGCCGAAGGACAGCCATCTGACTCAGCTGATAGTGGCTCAG GGCTCGGGACCTTATTAA